In Papilio machaon chromosome W, ilPapMach1.1, whole genome shotgun sequence, a single genomic region encodes these proteins:
- the LOC123723035 gene encoding uncharacterized protein LOC123723035 — MTDVEDIIHYIKSLRKGFDKDLFQRKIDELAYIVENEGLEYNDFQTLFKVWLNLSIPITKWTSLGACLVPNEKIGKLTIDYALRWLLAKHDNQSNFSNISFLLDWLTAAMDCNSVELDALNIGYEVFYSTLTYEALAPHSIKLVYNLTKPSDVTRRRVVELLNCAKKREAKKNLYRQIQVLLGLFKSYRPECVPEDIPSISIHTSFRKINANLLNRFTISQSKRNLLCNTKQYLLWTNPINCDSGRNKKDPLIPNMEFLKLGSMQYIEQVTQKTYLDFSSPVSLLKHSVSRSSIRPARLRALLCNDTGTTLLALASDNEQAFFSHDLHHILNHYNALVLASCLSAASRCARADVCLGAACSVPAALLLALPLLAPSAATLDHLVHLILTYRKIFSKLKNKNNGVRNTHEFEHRQLLKAYTSDIISCLYQENFLSNRQEGYVFSKLNMQTVTMLNKVIPNADSKLSLRNHLAFAPYTYLQIEGSQAETIDNSMWFKYAIDKQFPSLCKLLIMTTPQLIS; from the exons ATGACAGATGTAGAAGatattatacattatattaaatcattaagAAAGGGTTTTGATAAGGATTTGtttcaaagaaaaatcgatGAACTTGCTTATATTGTGGAAAATGAAGGCTTGGAGTATAATGATTTCCAAACGTTATTCAAAGTTTGgttaaatttatcaatac CTATAACGAAATGGACAAGTCTGGGAGCGTGTTTAGTTCCTAACGAAAAAATCGGCAAGCTTACTATTGACTACGCTCTACGTTGGCTTCTCGCTAAACATGATAATCAATCaaacttttcaaatataagCTTTTTACTTGACTGGTTAACAG CTGCAATGGACTGCAATTCTGTTGAATTAGATGCACTTAATATTGGATATGAAGTCTTTTATTCAACATTGACATATGAAGCACTG gcacctcattcaattaaattggTGTACAATCTGACTAAACCAAGTGATGTTACAAGAAGAAGAGTTGTTGAACTTTTAAACTGCGCAAAGAAAAGGGAAGCAaaaaag AACTTATACCGTCAGATTCAAGTTCTTTTGGGATTGTTCAAGTCATATAGACCGGAATGTGTACCTGAAGATATACCATCcatatccatacatacatctttTAGAAAGATAAATGCAAACCTTTTGAATCGATTCACAATAAGTCag agcAAAAGAAATTTGTTGTGCAATACAAAACAGTATTTATTGTGGACGAATCCAATTAATtgt GACTCGGGAAGAAATAAGAAAGACCCACTGATACCAAACATGGAATTTTTAAAGCTTGGTTCAATGCAGTATATTGAACAAGTTACACAAAAAACATATCTTGATTTTTCTAG CCCAGTATCTCTGCTGAAGCACAGTGTTAGCCGGTCCAGCATTCGGCCAGCGCGACTGCGCGCTCTGCTCTGCAACGACACTGGCACCACTCTGCTGGCACTGGCCAGCGACAATGAACAGGCTTTCTTCTCACATGACCTGCATCATATACTCAATCACT ACAATGCGCTAGTGCTGGCGAGTTGCCTGAGCGCTGCGTCGCGCTGCGCACGCGCAGATGTATGCCTGGGCGCTGCGTGCAGTGTGCCGGCCGCGCTGCTGCTGGCGCTGCCGCTGCTGGCGCCCTCTGCCGCCACCCTCGACCACCTCGTACATCTCATACTTAC gtaCAGGAAGATATTCtcgaagttaaaaaataagaacaatGGTGTACGAAATACCCACGAATTTGAACATCGACAGTTACTAAAGGCGTATACATCAGACATTATATCTTGTCTGTATCAAGAAAACTTCCTCAGCAACCGCCAGGAAGGTTACGTGTTCAGCAAACTGAACATGCAGACTGTAACAATGCTGAACAAAGTCATCCCTAACGCTGATTCTAAACTAAGTCTCAGGAATCATTTAGCATTTGCGCCGTAcacttatttacaaattgaagGTTCACAAGCTGAGACCATAGACAACTCAATGTGGTTCAAATACGCCATCGACAAACAGTTCCCTAGTTTGTGCAAGTTGTTGATTATGACTACACCACAATTGATTAGTTAG